The genomic DNA CGAAAAGGGTTTGCAGCTAAAAAAAGAATAGCGATTTGCCACAGCAGATATGGGCTAATGGGTGGCATAGGTTATTCCATAGAGCAATCTCCCAATCTACATGCGGTGGTTAGCTTTTGGCTAGGGGATGGTTTTCAAGGTAAAGGCTATGGGTCTAAAGCGCTGCTATTATTATGCAACCGCTTGCAACGATTAGTTTTAACGCATTTTATGGCTCAAGCCTATGCATATAATATTGCATCGCAACGGGCACTATGCAAAGCTGGGTTTAAGCCGATAGCTGAAAATAACACTCATGAAGCCAATGATGTGGTGGATTTTGAACGACGGGTTGGGTGAAAACTATGGCCATCATGTCAGGCATCATGGATGACTGGTTATTTTTATGTAATAGCAGCTGGTATTTACGTAAGGCGGTAAAAAACATGCATCACATACTCGCACGATTAAATGTAAAAATTGCTGAGAATAAAACCTTTATCGGGCGAGTGAATAAAGGCTATGACTGGCTGGGTTATCGTATCGAGCTGGTCTTAGAAAAGACTAAAAATCGTACACCTTTTTTTGCGTTATTTATTAATGCGACGTCTTATCATAATCACTTAACTAAGTTATGCCGGCTTTATGAGCAAGGGGCTTCGAAAGAGGCACTGGCGGCTTATGCTAAGCGGTGGTGGATTTGGGTTAGGGGTGGGGTTGGGTGGTTGGGATGATGAGCTGTATTATAACTTAATAAAATTTTCCCTATTTTTTTAATTTTAGAGTAATTAATTGCAAGCAAATTTATAAAAACCCAAGAGGACACAGAAATGGCTGAATGGTACACACAGAAAATAAATAATCTATTCACAAGCTGGCTAGAAATAATAACGAGCGAGGCATACCAAGAGATCGAAAACGCGAGCGCCAACTCAAAATCATTAACAAAAACGACCGCGAGCCGAACCATAGTAAAAGAAGCCAGAAAATTCCTAGGTATAGGCATTATAGGGGATGACATCGACAGAACTGACTGGTATGAAAAGTTTAAAATAAAGACGATAGATGCGAAAAAAGCGCAGCTGTATATCTCACCCACCGGAACCAGCAGTGAAACAATGGAAAAACATACTGTACTGAATGCATGGGCAACGGTGAACCAAGGAGCTATAAAACGAATAGAAATAAAAGAGAATGAAAAAAAGGATGAACTCTATGAAGTGTTCTTCTTCTACAACTGTGCGAAAACACTCGTAACATTACTAGACATCCTAGACAAAATAATAGAGACACCACAAAAATATACGAATTCAGAAATTCAATATAACGTAAAAGGGAATGCTGAGATAATAAGAGAAAAAATCAAAGACAAAAAACTAATGGGACAAATAATCACACTAATGCCTAAGAAATACACGCGTAAAAAATATCACGTGATGAAATACACCCTAACAGCGGGCTCGTACTGGACGGAAAAACAACTTACATTACTAGCAGGGATTAAAAATGGGATAGAGAATAACGACAAATACCTTAGCAAACTAACACAACTAAGCACTGACATGATTAACACGTACTACGCTCAGATAGACGTGATTACCGAAAAGACGGACGAAATACGACAGGAATTTATGAAAAAAATACAAGACCGACCACAGTTGAACCCTAAGAACCTAACTAACGATGATGTAGAAGTACTGTTTAAGATGCGTAATAAACTAACCAGTCTCGAATGTCTAATGACTGCAACGAAAGACACGCTACTAAAAAGCCTAGAACGAGCCAATAATTTTAATAAAATCGAATACGCTCTACTAGAATCTGCATGCACGACGCTAACCGAAAGAATCAAAATAGGAGTCAGCGGGTTAAACCTAATAGCTAGCCAAGCTGCTACAACTATAAAAGAACTAGCTGAATCGATAAAAATATTGAAAACGAATGGCTCTGAAACAACTATAAAAATAGTAGACACGAAAATAGAGCACATCCGAAACGAAGCGCTTAGGGTGGAACAAATGATAGCTACAACCAGGACATGGATAACGGAGATGATCCCTCAATGAGAGGAATTTGGGACAAAAGAGAGGAAATTGGAGGAATTTGGGACACCCAAATATTTTAAAACCAACACCCAATACTCTAACATTAACAGCATCAACTATCATTACTAAGCAGTAACAATCGATGACTCGCGCCCGACAAGAACAAGCCAGCCTTCTGGACACGCCCTACTACCATTGCATTATGCGATGTGTAAGGCGTGCGTTTTTATGTGGAGAAGATAAGATGACTGGCCGAAGCTTTGAACACTAGTTTTTGCGTCCTGCAAAACTAGCATACATTACCTCCTTGTAAATAACCGAAAACAATGGATTGTCGACCGTATTGCGGAATTATCTGATGTATTTTCCATAGATGTCTGTGCTTATGCTGTAATGAGTAATCAAAAAATTGTCTGGAACAATTTTTAACATCCGAAGGATGGCCCGGAGGGTGTAAGGCAGGAGGCCTGAAATACTTTCACTTGATTTTACGCGTGGATGCGGATACCGCCAAACAGTGGCCTGACAAAACCGTTGCACAGCGCTGGTGCCAGCTGTTTAAGGGGAATTTATTAGTCAGTCGTTGGTTAAACAAAGGGGCTAAACCACTAAATGAAGCTGAATTATGCGCTGTGCAGGACATTATTGAAGAATGGCGAGAGCGGTTAACCAATATTAGTTGGTTTATACCCCTAGGGCACAAGTGCGTTATTTGAATGAATATATAGCGCGGTTAGCTAATAAAGAAGACAATTGCAGAGGACGCTTTTATAAACACCCTCCCTGGCGTTTACCCTTTCAGGGCCAGCTAAAGCTGTTCAAAATTGTTCCTGACAATTTTGTGGGAGGGTAGATTTAAAAGCCAAGCGTTATTAGATGAAGCCGCCCTACTCACCTGTATGGCTTATGTGGATTTAAACCCTATCCGCGCTAAGTTAGCTGACACCCCAGAAGCCTCTGATTTTACCTCTATTCAAGCCCGTATTCGCCAACGCACGAGTGATGAAACTCACTCAACTAAAACAGCCCCCTCACAGGCAAAAGCCCCAACCAATCGAGAAGAACACAACGACGAACAAGCTCCCCACCCCGCTTTAGTTCCTTTTACAGGCAATATTAAACCCGATTGCTGTTCAACTGATCGTGGTATTCAATTTAATGAATGTGACTATTTTGATTTAGTCGATTATACCGGCCGAGCGATTCGAGATGATAAACAAGGTCATATACCCCAGCATCTAATACCGATCTTAACACGACTGAATATTAACCCTAATGAATGGCTACCGACTGTACAGCATTTTGGTAAACGATATCACCGGTGTGCAGGGGCTGTTGACCGAATGCGACAATGGTGCAAACAGGTGGGGAATTGTTGGAGCCAAGGAATTTCAACAAGTCAGCAATTTTATACCCCTTCTGTCAGTTAACATAATTTGAACCAAGCTTAGGAAAAACTCTCAAATATAAAAATAATGTATTGATTCATTAACACGAGGATTTTAAAAAATATATTTCCCTCCCCCAATAAAGGGAAAACTCCTATACGTTTATTATATAGAAATTTCTACGTTCAGGCTGTGCCATTTTAGGAGGTAGTTACAATCGAAAAGTTGGCCATAATATCATTCTACTATGACCAATATAATTAATTCATAAATAGTGAAATACTTTAAGAAAATGATTGTTTCACCGCACGCACAAACTGATAGTCATCGTTTTTATCATGGTTAATACTCCAAACCATAGCACCTCCAAACTGACTATCACTTGCTATAGAGTTGTATTGTTTCGCAATAGCCTGATAGATATCTTCAGGAGGATTCGGTACAGTAAAGATACTAGTCCCAGCTGCTTCTTTATTTGCAGGCTCACCAATAGTAATTAAAGTATTCGTAGGGATTGTCTTTTTCAAATTATTGAAGCTCTTTGAAATAAAATCGACATCTGTTTCACCACTTCCATCCAGCAGAGGCCATGGATTGTTATATGCCTGAATAAATAAATAATCAAAATGATTATTAGCAATAGCCTTATCATACATTTTTGCATTACCGGTGGACACTAAAAACAAATTACTACCATGATCAGCTTGATTAAGTTGAGGAGCAGCAGTAATGTAAATATTAGGATCAACGTGCTTAAGAGCTGCACATAGCTCATCTAGATAATCAGAATCACCATCTATTTCTAGGTCAAAATCTATTCCAGTAAAACCATACTCATTGAAAAAACTTATCAAATTATTCGCTAATTCTCTCGTATTAGCATTATTAGGATTGTAAGTGTTACGTTCTCCTCCAACAGAAAATAATATTTGCTTTGCCCCCTTCTGCTTAGCATCTTTAATATCTTCTTTAAGATCATAGGGAGTTGGAGAAGGAGAAAAATAACCATCAGAAATATCAACATTAACACCATTTATCGCACCAAAAGCCATAACAATGCAGTCGTAACCACTAGCAGCAGCATCTGAAAAGGTTATATCTTTAGACCAGCTCTGTAAGTAACCTACCATTAAAGGAGTATTCATTTTCATCCTCACTTATTCATTAGATTTAATAACGAGCTTTTAGGTTTAGTTTATTAAACACCTAACTAACCATAAAATAGCTCGCTGTACGAGTTCACGGGTTTTACAAAAACCATCAATCAAGGAATAGAAAATATTCACCTAAATATTTCCTGTATTTAATACAGCAAAATACTTGCCAATATTTTAGGTTTACAACTCAACTCTTGCCTATAAAGAAAATGCTTCATTACCTACTCTGCTGGTTGAATGAAGATAAGATTTTCTACCCTTCGCTTTAACTGTGTAGTAACGGTCAAAACTGGCCATTTATATTTTAAACAGGTTATAATCCTCCAATTTAATCGTTGCGTAAAAAATCAAACTAAACAGGCACAGTCTTTGCAGGTCGTCATTTTCTTTTATTAAACAACTTGGTGATTTACAATGAAAACAAATATAATTACTGTTGGAGAAGTTTGACTCACTGAGCAACAGCTACAGTCTATTTTAACTAAGACACCTGCTGAGCTTATTCAAAAATACCACTCACCGATTATCGCCTGTGTTTATAGATATAATATTCACCCCCCATTACGGACTGCCCATTTTTTAGCCCAAATTGCCCATGAAAGTGATGGCTTAATATATGTGCGAGAAAACCTTAACCACAGTAAATTTACTATCGATGTTGCAGGTTGGCATTGGCACAAGCACAATTTGAGCGCCTATGCTGATAATGATGACATCCGCAGTATCACACGTCGCATTAATGGTGGTTTAAATGGTTTAGCTGATCGAGAAGCTTATTTAATAAAGGCTAAACTTGTTTTAAGTCTTAGCTAATCAACAACTTATTAACACATCAAAAAAAGCCCCGCGACTGCGGGGCACAGAATTTAAGGATTTCAAACAAGGAGTACGACTACTTATGACTTACAAGTTATATAACAGCAAATTGCTTGCCAGTTTATTTGTAAGCATTACCAACCTTGCTTATTTTTATATGGTCACATTCATCCATTTCTTACATTGAGTTAGCCATATTCATCCAACTTTATTCACAACATGGATAAATTTCCTACATCAAACATTTCACCCTACCTGGTAAACTCAGTTGGCTTTTCTAACTCATATATTGATTCAGAAATTTCATCTACTTTGTTGGCAATCAGCGCTTGGGTATCGTAGACAATAATAAAGGACACCCAAATATTTGACATTTAAGTAACCAGCAGACAAGTATTTACTATCAGGGCTGCTAGCAATTTCTGCTTCTGCATGCTAGCTGAGGGCTCTGTAATACCTAAAATTGTGAAGTCTGTTCTTTAACTATGTAAAGGTGATGTAAAGCTTATTGTATACGTGTTGTTTTTTATTGGTATTGGAATTACTGTAGCGCTCGCCAAAACAAATTGGTTAATAATTAGCCATAAAATATATTCGTAAAATAGTCTCATTAATGATGTTCGGTGGATTATTTGTATTTATGGTAAAGATAAACGCTTAATTATTAGTTACACGAAATTTAAAAGGAAATTTATAATGAAACTATCGACGCTTCTTTTGTCTAGCTCTGTTGTTATTGCTTCTGTTATTGGAGCTAATGCGGTTGCTGCTGATACAATGAGCAAACAGCAATTTTTTGATATGTATGCTCCAGGTTGGATGTCAATTACTGATGCTAGATTTGAGCGTAGGTATAATCGTTATGTTGCTAAACAAGAGAGGAAGCAGCGCCGTTTTACCAATCAGCAAGCAACTAGCTTAAAAAATAAAATGTACCCTTGGCTAAACAACAACACTAGCCAGCCGATAAAAATCGAAAAGACTGTTGTTACATCAAATAGTATTCAAAAGACTTCTTCTTGCAGTCATTCAGGTCAAGGTAGCTCAAGCTGCAGCAGTTCAGTTTCAATTTCTATAAACTCTGTGAAGAAACCAGTAGCTAAGAACGTTGAGCCAAGGCATTCGTCAGTTGCTTCTTGTAATGACTATGTATCGAATATCAATATGGATGGCTGGCGTATTTTTGATCGCAACTGGTTAGAAACTAACTACGTTGTTAACGAAATTGAAGGTTGTGAAGGTAAGCAATCTGTTTCTCTAAATAACACTTTTGAAGATGAAAGTGGAATGCATTTCCGTAATCGTCAGGCTGTCAACTTAGCTGTTAAAATTCGCGGCTCTAAGGTTGGTGGCTATGTGAAAATGACTTGTTATAACCGTGGTAAAACAATGGTTGACAACGAGTACGTAGAATTAAAGCCTAACCAAATTACTGTTATTGAAAGAAATGGTTGTCAGAAGTCACAATTGACCTCTGCTGACTCATCTAATCCAACACTTGAAATTATAGATATCCAACGTTTTTAATAATTCAATACTAATTAATTTCAGTTAAACCCAGCAGTTGTTGGGTTTTTTTGTTTTCGATCCAGCACTACCTACTCGCTTATCCGGCTTGATTGTGATAATTATACAATCCAGCCTTTAGACATACTTTTGAGGCACAACCCTATATATCTTACTCTTGAATAATAAAGGTAAATAGCCACTTGCAAGGGGATCGAGTAGGGAGAACAAGTCAGAGCTAATCGACCTCATTGCAGAAAAAGCCGATTTAACCAAAGCCCAGGCAAAAGCAGCGTTAGAAGCCAAGCTTACCAGTATTTAAAAGTTAATTTTAAAACCAAGTTTATAATTAACACCATTATCTTTACGCTGAATTGCTATAAAAGAATCACCCCTATCTGGTTCTACCGAAAAAAATTCATCTTCCAGAAGATTATGTATACTAATAAAAAACTCAAATTCACCTAATGTGTATTGATAGTTTACAGATAAGCCATTTGATCTATCTGCTACTTGTCTGCGACTAATATAACCATAATTCATCCCGAATAAATGATTACCAAGTCTATAGTGAGCCCCCATATTTAATGTCAATTCTGGCACTAGTGCAGCTAAAGGGTCATCACTAATAGTCGTCTTATTACCCTCATGATTATAAGCTACATTAAAGTGAAGACGCGTTTTATCCATTTGAACTTGATAGTCCAATTCCAAGCCTTTGCGCCTGAAGGAATCACTATTTAAAAATGCAGGTGTTGGTGTTGGGGCTGTTAAGTCCCTGGTAATAAAGTCCTCACCTTTATAATAATAAAGGTTGGCAGCAAATAGTGTATTAGTTGTAACGTAAGAATATACAAAATCTACCATCTCAATGGTTTCAGCATCAACAATACCACCATCCTGAGTCATAGCAGAATCAAAATTAGGTGATGTAAAACCAACTGAATAAAGTAGCTTGAGGGATTGCGGCCCATCAAAAGAATAGATTAACGACGTGCGCGGGGTAACCTTAAAACCACTCCTTTCATTATCTGAGGCTCTAGCCCCCATTAAAAAACGCCATTGATCTTGGTGAAAATCAAGCTGGCCATAGACTGAGTCTTCTCTCACATCATCGGCCCTTAGCAAAACTGGCGCAGGTATATTGGGGTTTTTATTGATATTACGAAAATCATCAATTTTACGCAATTCTGACTCTATTCCAACCAGGTAATCTACCCATTCCACTAACTGGCCTTCCCCACGTATGCCAGCGCGAATCCGAAAGTTATCCCGCCAAACATCGTCAAACTGCCCAGTTTCTCCGACAGCAAAAAATGTAGGGGCGTACTGATTGTAATCACCATAAATCATTAACGAGTGGTTTTCCCAACTAAAGGAATAATCACTATGTACTAATAAGCTCTCTGTCTTATTATCTGGGGTTTTATTGGTGACAATCACAGCAGGCATAGGGCCTGGCATCATACCTCCGGGCATTGGAGGCATCATTCCTGGCATTGGCCTAGGAGGTCCTTTTAACGAAGAGCCTTCAATGAAGTCGTTAAAATAGGAAAACAGCACTTGGCCGCTATCATGCTGGTAACGTAAAAAAATAGATTCGAATAACTCTTTTTGCTGGTATTCGGCGGGTGATGCATTAATACTTGACGAAAAAGCCTCAGCATCAAAGCCATCATCCTTATGTTGTCGCTCAAAGCCAAACGCAACAGCACTATCATTAGAAAAACTATGGCGGTAAAAACCTGTAGTATTCAATGAATCATTAGAAGCTGCACTTGCCTGAAGCACTCCCTCATCCTGTTGTTTAGTAATGACATTTAATACCCCTGCTATAGCATTTGATCCATAAATCACAGCTCCTGGACCACGAATAGCTTCAACTTTTTCAATCGATGCCCAAGGGATTCCAAACAAAGGGATATTACTGTGAGAAGGCGACCAGATAGGTACACCATCTAACATTACCAACAGCTTGGCTCCAAAGGTAACTGTTGAGCCACGCACAAGCACTTGCGGCAACCCGGCACGGCTTCGCTCTAATACAAACCCCGGGATAAAAGCAATTACATCACGTAACGATCTAATCCCCAGTTTTTCTAAATCTTTAATTGTGTAACTGGAAACAACGGCAGGTGTATTGGTTATGTTTTCCGGTTTTACCGAAGCCACAGAAACTTCTATCGCTAAAAGCTCCTCAAGCTCTAATTCTAGCAATTCATTTCCGTTATCTTCACTAGCTTCAATATGGCAGGGCAAGACAAACGACAATAGTAAACAGAGTAACCTTTGATTAGTAGGAACCTGACTACCCCAATATATCATTATTCTTTTTACTACTAGTTAATTATATTTATTATTTGTACTTAACACATGCTTTTAAGACAAACCTATGAGAAAAACTAGATGCTTAAATAAGGTAGGTCAAGGTAGGAAGTTAAATGGGTTCTGTCGCAAACTTTTCTCAGTTTCAAAAATGCCTGTTTTCAAGACACACTTAACCTGCTAATGCACAAAATTTCTCAAATAGTGTTTTATGTTTTGTTGCTGGGTCAGCAGACTGACCTTTCCTAAGCCTATGGATCAGCTCAATACCCATCAGTGTCGATCGAGCACTATTAAATGATTTAAAACCTAACATGGGTCGAGTCATGCGCTTAATAAAGCGATGACCCTGCTCAACCCTATTATTGAGGTACTTCACTTGCCTTATAATAACAGGCTTCTCCAGCTCTTCATTTACTTCTTCAATCGCGGCATTATTCGCTGCACTGCCATCAATGGTGATCTTCTCTGGCACGCCATTCGCACGAATGGCCTTCTTGAAAAAACGTTTGGCAGCCTTAGTGTCCCGGTGTTTGGTAAATAAAAAGTCAATGGTCCGCTCTTGTTTATCGACGGCCCGATACAGATAGTACCAGTCTTTTTTTACCCGGATATAGGTTTCATCCATGTGCCAACTGCGGCCAACAGGTGACTTCTTTTTTCGGAACGATTTTTCGAGCTTGGCTGAGTAGGCTACTACCCATCGTTGAATACTGGAGTGATCGACAGGCACATTCCGATCTTGCATGAGTTCTTCTATATCGCGGTAGCTCAATGCAAACCGAAGGTAATAATACACGGCTTGTAGTACAACGCACTTGGGAAAGTGACAACCTTTAAAACGTTCATCAACACTCATAGTGACTACCAAACAACCATAGGGCTAGCAGGAACGGGAAAGGCTATCATGTGGGGTAAAAGTTTGCGACAGAACTTTTAATAGTACAAGAACTATTGATGTGCGTATAGATGCCTTGTTTGATATAGGTAAATATGATGAAGCAGAAAAGCAAATACGCCAGCAGCTTACCCAAGACCCTGAAGATGCTTATTGGTTGCTTAATTTAGGTCGAGTGTTAATGTGCCAAGAAAATTATCAAGCAGCAGAAGAAGCATTGCTAAAATCATTAGGTTTCAACCCTGATTTTGGTGGTGCTTACTATTTACTTAGCTTTACCAGTCACTGTTTAAGTAAATTTACCCTTGAACTTGACTACGCTAAAAAAGCAGCAGAGATTGACCCAGAAGACCCAGATTTCCTACAACGTTTAGCCAAGGCACACTTGCAAAATGGTGAAATTAAGCAAGCACATACCATACTTCAACAAGTCATCAAACTTGAACCTGATAGCGAAGAAGCCTTTCGTTTATTAGGTGATATTGAGCTTGAACAAGAAAAATATGCTGCAGCTGAACATGCTTATCGAGAAGCACTTAAGTATGACCCTGAAGACATCAGCTTACTAAATGGTTTCGCTAGGAGTTTAATAGCCCAAAAAAGAAAACTTCGCGACGCTATTGATGTACTTTACAACATTGTCCAACTCGACCCTACCAACAAGGTAATCACCCAGAATTTATATTTTGCTATCAGAGAGTGGATCGATAAAAATACTATTAAAGGCAAAAGAAAATCAGCATTAACTGATTTACCAGAACCGCTCCAACTTTTTTATAAAGACTATAAACAACGGTCATCTATCTTTGAAGCCTGGGGTAAATACAGCTGGGGTTTAGCCTGGTTTGGAGCTTTAGCATTAATGACTTATTTATTCTCGCTCATTGAAAAAACATAATCAACTACTGTACAAAAAATAGCAAAATATCATTTAATAGAGTCATACTCTCCATTGTTATATGACTCTATCATTTTCCGATACTTTTCTGAATGCATTAGAGTATCAAGACCTTTATTAAATTTCATCAATATTTTTTTATTGCTTGATCTTTTTTTTGACAACATCAACCGATATATATTTTTCGATATAATTTTCTCTGAATGTGTTAAAAGGTCTTTTTCCAGAGGAAACTCTGTTCGCAACACATGGTCTGCCACCATTTTATTATAGGGAAAACCATCCACTCGTTGTTTAAGTAACAATAACAAGCTATGTTTAATATCCTTAGCACGTATAAACTTGATTTTATCGTTACCTTCATGCTCATGCCAACCTCCAAGGGTAGACCCTAGTGGAATGGCAAAACGCAACCCATACAGATCACTGAACTCTTTCCAATTAAGTTGTTTATCACGACGATAATACAACACTTCCCCTAAGGACATAACCGGCTTGCTAAACCAGGCAAACTTTTCTCGTTCAGGTGTTTTCATCCATACGACTGACCCTGACACTTTTCCTGTCCTCACATCATGTTCTGCCCTACCCCATGGTAAAAACAAGTATTGAGTATGAATACCCTCTTCTGCAAAAGCCTCAGTTACAATATGCGAGGCAAAACCAAAATAGGGTAAGTTTTGTGATAAAAAAGGCGCCCACTCGCCATTTGCTAGCTCAATAAAATTTTGTGCTTTGGTTGATAGTGAATAATAAAGAAGGAGAAGGATAAAAAAATAGTTTTTCATTATATGATGAGATAGCCAGACCTACCTATTTACTAAAGCATAGCAGACAGTTACACCTACTATACTTATCATGAAAAAGTATGTTGTTACATTTCTTATCATCAATGTAACAACATACAACCATCCCTCTTTTTATGAGGGTGTTGAAAATAAGTCTAGTGTCCAATATGGAATAACAGGATATTCTTCCACCGCTCTTGAAGTGCCATCCCTGCCCCATCAAGAGCTAAAGCGACTTCCTTATCACAGCTACAGAACATCCCGTTGCCCCATATCCGCTAGCTTTTGCGACAACCTCTTATATAGGAGGAAGAGTGGTATTACCAAAAAACCTATTAACCTTATTGGAGGTTTTTATAACTGTATTGCAACAGAAGTGATTTGCCTAACCAACAGAGAATAGCCACCCTACCTGGTAAACTCAGTTGGCTTTTCTAACTCATATATTGATTCAGAAATTTCATCTACTTTGTTGGCAATCAGCGCTTGGGCATCGTAGATACCACGATTATAAAAATATGCCCCTATTTCTTCGGAGAAAAAGTCAATAAGAAATTCAGCATCAAAACCACCAATTTCCTGATCTAACTCTTCCAAAAAATACATCTTGACCTTTTGTATCAAAATATCCTTTTCATTTTTACTAAATTTTATATCTGACAATATCTATCTCCTTATTTAGGCTCAAATAATACTCCAACCGTTAGCCTACTGGTGTACCACTAGTGATGAAATTACATTTTTAACCAGTGCTGAGAATTTTTCAGGGTTCTCTTGTGGCAGCATATGTCCTTCCCCTACTATTTTTTTAACTTCAATAGCTTCCGATAATGTTGCAGTGCTTGTGGAAACAAGCCTGAAAATGTCACGTGTTTGCGAGCCAAATCCAATAACCAATGGGTTGCGTATATTTGATACGTTGGTGCAGGTTATTTCAGGCTGTTCTTGTTGGTTAAGTTGATAAGCCAATGTATATGCTTTCGACAGTTGCAGCTCTCTTATCGCCAAGTGTTGGCTTTTAAAATACCCTTGTTTATTCCCTGAAGCATCAATAAGCGTTTCCACTGCAAGCTCAAGCTTTCCTTCGGAAAAGTGTTTAAACACCTTTCCAAACATGGTATTTGCATCTGATAACCACATTTCCATTTCTTGTTCTGCTAAACATCCAGGAAAACCTGGTTCATATAGGAAAATACCTGAAATATTTTCTACCTTATGCTGTAAAAGCATATTAAGTACTACATCAGCGCCATAAGACCAGCCAACAATATTAATTGGCTTATCAGTAGAAAGTTTGGCAAGTAATTCTGCTAAATCATTTGCGTGGGTATTTAATCCAAAGTCCCCTTTATCCTCATCCTCACCATTAAAATAACGCAGCGTAACTGAAATGACTTCATAGTCAGCCTTAAGGTGGTTAATATGCGGTAACCACATGGTTGCATCTGTGAGAGCACCATGTACCAATATTAAATACTCTCCCGAACCTTGCTTTATATACTTCATTTTCGCTTTATCCAATTTTGAGCATAAACACTAGGGCCTTCGGCAAAACTCACTGAGTTTCAGTGCTTATTTTTTCAAAGTGAATAATATAACTCCACACACTTGTGGTAAAGCTGGCAGCCTTTCCAAATAACCTTATTGACGGACAAAAGGCCAAAAACAGCAAACTATACCCTTCTTTCTAGGTTTTGTTATCTTCATTCCTCGCCCCAATCACCTATTATTTATAGGCTCATGGGGTCTCGTCATTTGATGGCCGCACCTAAAAACCATTCGTATTGGGTATATCAGCAGAAAATTATTAGAGGTGCCCCAAAGTCACCTTAACAGTGATATAGCATTTGACAACGACGTAACATTTGGTTAGTTTAACTAACAAACTAGTGAGAAGTGATGGTCGATCATGAAGTTAGATGAGTCTCTGGATTGCTTTCACCGTTATTTGGCTCGGCTGTGGAACCAGGACCAACAGCAAGCAGAGTTAAGTTTTAATGAA from Spartinivicinus poritis includes the following:
- a CDS encoding GNAT family N-acetyltransferase; this encodes MMTTGNRKINGIPWLFLQLMVVEDATRVKTLMTDMICNHLGVKPIYSVADAKDFISRKGFAAKKRIAICHSRYGLMGGIGYSIEQSPNLHAVVSFWLGDGFQGKGYGSKALLLLCNRLQRLVLTHFMAQAYAYNIASQRALCKAGFKPIAENNTHEANDVVDFERRVG
- a CDS encoding glycosyl hydrolase family 18 protein; translation: MNTPLMVGYLQSWSKDITFSDAAASGYDCIVMAFGAINGVNVDISDGYFSPSPTPYDLKEDIKDAKQKGAKQILFSVGGERNTYNPNNANTRELANNLISFFNEYGFTGIDFDLEIDGDSDYLDELCAALKHVDPNIYITAAPQLNQADHGSNLFLVSTGNAKMYDKAIANNHFDYLFIQAYNNPWPLLDGSGETDVDFISKSFNNLKKTIPTNTLITIGEPANKEAAGTSIFTVPNPPEDIYQAIAKQYNSIASDSQFGGAMVWSINHDKNDDYQFVRAVKQSFS
- a CDS encoding TonB-dependent receptor plug domain-containing protein, which encodes MIYWGSQVPTNQRLLCLLLSFVLPCHIEASEDNGNELLELELEELLAIEVSVASVKPENITNTPAVVSSYTIKDLEKLGIRSLRDVIAFIPGFVLERSRAGLPQVLVRGSTVTFGAKLLVMLDGVPIWSPSHSNIPLFGIPWASIEKVEAIRGPGAVIYGSNAIAGVLNVITKQQDEGVLQASAASNDSLNTTGFYRHSFSNDSAVAFGFERQHKDDGFDAEAFSSSINASPAEYQQKELFESIFLRYQHDSGQVLFSYFNDFIEGSSLKGPPRPMPGMMPPMPGGMMPGPMPAVIVTNKTPDNKTESLLVHSDYSFSWENHSLMIYGDYNQYAPTFFAVGETGQFDDVWRDNFRIRAGIRGEGQLVEWVDYLVGIESELRKIDDFRNINKNPNIPAPVLLRADDVREDSVYGQLDFHQDQWRFLMGARASDNERSGFKVTPRTSLIYSFDGPQSLKLLYSVGFTSPNFDSAMTQDGGIVDAETIEMVDFVYSYVTTNTLFAANLYYYKGEDFITRDLTAPTPTPAFLNSDSFRRKGLELDYQVQMDKTRLHFNVAYNHEGNKTTISDDPLAALVPELTLNMGAHYRLGNHLFGMNYGYISRRQVADRSNGLSVNYQYTLGEFEFFISIHNLLEDEFFSVEPDRGDSFIAIQRKDNGVNYKLGFKINF
- a CDS encoding IS6 family transposase is translated as MSVDERFKGCHFPKCVVLQAVYYYLRFALSYRDIEELMQDRNVPVDHSSIQRWVVAYSAKLEKSFRKKKSPVGRSWHMDETYIRVKKDWYYLYRAVDKQERTIDFLFTKHRDTKAAKRFFKKAIRANGVPEKITIDGSAANNAAIEEVNEELEKPVIIRQVKYLNNRVEQGHRFIKRMTRPMLGFKSFNSARSTLMGIELIHRLRKGQSADPATKHKTLFEKFCALAG
- a CDS encoding tetratricopeptide repeat protein: MRIDALFDIGKYDEAEKQIRQQLTQDPEDAYWLLNLGRVLMCQENYQAAEEALLKSLGFNPDFGGAYYLLSFTSHCLSKFTLELDYAKKAAEIDPEDPDFLQRLAKAHLQNGEIKQAHTILQQVIKLEPDSEEAFRLLGDIELEQEKYAAAEHAYREALKYDPEDISLLNGFARSLIAQKRKLRDAIDVLYNIVQLDPTNKVITQNLYFAIREWIDKNTIKGKRKSALTDLPEPLQLFYKDYKQRSSIFEAWGKYSWGLAWFGALALMTYLFSLIEKT
- a CDS encoding substrate-binding periplasmic protein, which encodes MKNYFFILLLLYYSLSTKAQNFIELANGEWAPFLSQNLPYFGFASHIVTEAFAEEGIHTQYLFLPWGRAEHDVRTGKVSGSVVWMKTPEREKFAWFSKPVMSLGEVLYYRRDKQLNWKEFSDLYGLRFAIPLGSTLGGWHEHEGNDKIKFIRAKDIKHSLLLLLKQRVDGFPYNKMVADHVLRTEFPLEKDLLTHSEKIISKNIYRLMLSKKRSSNKKILMKFNKGLDTLMHSEKYRKMIESYNNGEYDSIK
- a CDS encoding DUF2164 domain-containing protein, giving the protein MSDIKFSKNEKDILIQKVKMYFLEELDQEIGGFDAEFLIDFFSEEIGAYFYNRGIYDAQALIANKVDEISESIYELEKPTEFTR